The Ranitomeya imitator isolate aRanImi1 chromosome 3, aRanImi1.pri, whole genome shotgun sequence genome has a window encoding:
- the FUNDC1 gene encoding FUN14 domain-containing protein 1 translates to MAARRDPSSDDDSYEVLDITEYARRHHWWSRVFGRNSGPLTEKYSVATQIVMGGVTGWCAGFLFQKVGKLAATAVGGGFLLLQIASHGGYIQIDWKRVEKDVNKAKRKIKKQANKSVPEINNLIEESQDFIKQNIVVSGGFVGGFLLGLAS, encoded by the exons ATGGCTGCCAGGAGAG ATCCCAGCAGTGATGATGATTCCTATGAAGTATTGGACATTACAGAATATGCCAGACGGCACCATTGGTGGAGTCGAGTTTTTGGCCGGAATTCTGGACCCTTGACAGAAAAGTATTCTGTAGCAACACAGATTGTCATGGGAGGAGTAACAGGCTG GTGTGCAGGGTTTTTGTTTCAGAAGGTTGGAAAGCTCGCAGCTACTGCAGTTGGTGGTGGCTTTCTTTTACTTCAG ATTGCAAGTCATGGTGGTTACATACAAATAGATTGGAAAAGAGTTGAAAAGGATGTAAACAAGGCAAAGAGAAAGATTAAAAAGCAGGCTAATAAGTCTGTTCCAGAAATTAACAATTTAATTGAGGAG TCACAAGATTTTATCAAGCAGAACATTGTAGTGTCCGGGGGATTCGTTGGAGGATTCTTGCTAGGCCTTGCCTCTTAG